From Mucilaginibacter rubeus, a single genomic window includes:
- a CDS encoding 7TM diverse intracellular signaling domain-containing protein, protein MFKLLLRSFIGIVVFCLCFSTGIKAQTTVQINDNVNQHIFEYKQIIYFEDTTGKLGLDGIHAAYLAGKFQTNPQPTPVTQHNNSAYWYRIKIGKANATNNNWILEFFDQTIDSITVYSPVNDTYRATSLGSSHPFSARFYKHKNFSVNINSNHGPDDVYYIRIRSGHSVNVIMVLRTVSRFIGYALDEYFFFGVFYGMILVFGLYNFMMFIAMRQVQYLYYIIYNLSIGLYEMCADGIAYQYIWPDYPAWNNYAYGIALFSASIFAILFAQKLLNLKVNAPRLNKVIKGVIVFRCLYFLACITINMAWFNYKIIEFLPLCISFYAGCYVLIKGYKPARFFVIGYTFLLTGFIIKTCIALNIWWLPVTEFDYYSLSVCFIMEMLFISFAIGDKVRILKKEKDVAQQNIIAQMKQNEELKDTLNRSLEAQVQERTRELVEKSSMIAEQNEELKSVNELLQQQAEEISRMNVLLEKDNIILHNDIEKVTHDRVMLTEVDFEEFSRIYPDRETCFKFLSDLKWEHGYACRKCSNTHYGSGHLPYSRRCSKCGYEESVIAYTILQNTRIPINKAFYMIFLMYSTKGKISSHKLSEILSIRQSTCWAYSSRIKKVMEQRKKEIKNAGDKGWSKLVIDNSTNP, encoded by the coding sequence ATGTTTAAACTGCTACTGAGATCATTTATCGGTATTGTTGTGTTTTGCTTATGCTTTTCAACAGGCATCAAGGCTCAAACTACCGTTCAAATAAATGATAATGTAAACCAGCACATTTTTGAATATAAGCAGATCATTTATTTTGAGGATACAACCGGAAAGCTTGGTCTGGATGGCATCCACGCCGCTTATCTCGCGGGTAAATTTCAGACAAATCCGCAACCCACCCCCGTTACCCAGCATAATAACTCGGCCTATTGGTACCGCATAAAAATTGGGAAGGCCAATGCCACCAATAACAATTGGATCCTGGAGTTTTTTGATCAAACCATTGATAGCATTACCGTTTACTCGCCGGTTAACGATACTTACCGGGCAACTTCATTAGGCAGTAGTCATCCTTTTTCCGCCCGTTTCTACAAACACAAAAACTTTAGTGTAAACATAAACAGCAACCATGGGCCCGATGATGTTTATTACATCCGCATCCGTTCGGGGCACTCGGTTAATGTGATCATGGTTTTACGCACGGTAAGCCGGTTTATCGGCTATGCGCTTGACGAATATTTCTTTTTCGGTGTTTTTTACGGGATGATCCTGGTTTTTGGCCTGTATAATTTCATGATGTTCATAGCCATGCGCCAGGTACAATACCTGTACTACATTATCTATAACCTCAGCATCGGCCTTTATGAAATGTGCGCCGATGGGATAGCCTACCAATACATCTGGCCGGATTACCCTGCCTGGAACAATTATGCTTACGGTATAGCCTTGTTTTCGGCCAGTATTTTCGCCATTCTTTTCGCGCAAAAATTGCTTAATTTAAAAGTGAACGCCCCTCGTTTAAACAAAGTGATAAAAGGGGTTATCGTTTTCAGATGTCTTTATTTCCTGGCCTGTATAACCATTAATATGGCCTGGTTCAATTACAAGATCATTGAATTTTTACCGCTATGCATCTCCTTTTATGCCGGTTGTTATGTATTGATCAAAGGCTATAAACCGGCACGCTTCTTTGTTATCGGTTATACATTCCTGCTTACGGGCTTTATCATTAAAACCTGCATAGCACTAAATATCTGGTGGTTACCTGTTACCGAGTTTGATTATTATAGTCTGAGTGTTTGTTTTATTATGGAGATGCTGTTCATCTCTTTTGCTATTGGCGATAAGGTTCGAATTCTGAAAAAGGAAAAAGACGTTGCCCAGCAAAATATCATAGCGCAGATGAAGCAAAATGAGGAGTTGAAAGATACGCTTAACCGAAGCCTTGAAGCCCAGGTGCAGGAACGTACCCGCGAGCTGGTCGAAAAATCATCGATGATTGCCGAGCAAAATGAAGAACTAAAATCAGTTAACGAATTGCTGCAGCAGCAAGCCGAAGAGATCTCGCGCATGAATGTGCTGCTGGAGAAAGACAATATTATACTGCACAACGATATTGAAAAAGTAACCCACGACAGGGTGATGCTTACCGAAGTTGATTTTGAAGAGTTCAGCCGTATCTATCCGGACAGGGAAACCTGTTTCAAATTCCTTTCCGACCTGAAATGGGAACATGGTTATGCCTGCCGTAAATGCAGCAATACCCACTATGGCAGCGGGCATCTCCCCTATAGTCGCAGATGTTCAAAATGTGGTTATGAAGAATCGGTGATAGCCTACACCATTCTGCAAAATACCCGCATCCCTATCAATAAAGCTTTTTATATGATCTTCCTGATGTACTCAACCAAGGGCAAGATCTCATCACATAAACTTTCCGAAATCCTCTCTATTCGCCAAAGCACCTGCTGGGCATATAGCTCGCGCATTAAAAAAGTAATGGAGCAACGCAAAAAAGAGATCAAAAATGCCGGTGATAAAGGATGGAGCAAATTGGTGATTGATAACAGCACGAATCCTTAA
- a CDS encoding glycoside hydrolase family 30 beta sandwich domain-containing protein — protein MKINYKLMRIAVLTLLSAATFYSCKKNVNAPEAPDQKQSGTVARAANEVVNAWLTTADQSKLLQAQTSFNFAADAGTNATTITVDETQTYQGIDGFGFTLTGGSAGLLNGLGANQTNVLNELFGTANGQIGISYIRISIGASDLSANDFTYNQTAGDFNMNNFSISAENQDLLPILKKIIAINPSIKIIATPWTAPTWMKVNTTGNNGYTGGSLNTAAGYYDAYARYFVKYLQAMQAQGITIDAITPQNEPLNPYNNPSMVMQPNEQANFIKNNLGPQIRAAGFQTKIIAYDHNTDRIDYPETVLADGGANPYVDGSAFHLYAGNISSLTDVHNAYPNKNVYFTEQWVGAPSNFGGDLSWHVNTLIIGATRNWSRNVLEWNLAADPNNNPHTAGGCSTCLGGITVSGTSITRNVGYYIIGHASKFVRPGAVRIASNLSGSIQNVAFKNSDGSKVLIALNNGSSSTSFKVKWGAESFTYTLAAGAVVTFKWTGTQSSGSSSGAPIGSTITLKGFNNQYVSSENGTQAMNCNRPTASAWEQFLVVDAGAGKIALQSMGKYVSSENGTQAITCNRTTYGDWEKFDWVPTTDGKVTLRGNNGKFISSENGTQAMTCTRATASGWEAFGVNQ, from the coding sequence ATGAAAATCAATTACAAATTAATGCGGATTGCAGTCCTCACCCTGCTCTCTGCCGCTACTTTTTACTCCTGTAAAAAGAATGTTAACGCCCCTGAAGCACCTGATCAAAAGCAAAGCGGTACCGTGGCCCGCGCAGCCAACGAAGTAGTAAACGCCTGGCTTACTACTGCCGATCAGTCTAAGCTTCTACAGGCTCAAACCAGCTTTAACTTTGCCGCCGATGCCGGTACCAACGCAACAACCATTACGGTAGACGAAACCCAAACCTACCAGGGTATTGATGGCTTTGGTTTCACCTTAACCGGCGGCAGCGCCGGACTGCTTAACGGCCTCGGAGCCAACCAAACCAATGTACTTAATGAACTTTTTGGTACAGCCAACGGACAAATTGGTATCAGCTATATCCGTATCAGTATTGGTGCTTCCGACCTCAGCGCCAACGATTTTACCTACAACCAAACCGCCGGCGACTTTAACATGAACAATTTCAGCATCAGTGCCGAAAACCAGGACCTGCTGCCCATCCTGAAAAAGATCATCGCCATAAATCCATCTATCAAAATCATAGCTACCCCATGGACAGCCCCTACCTGGATGAAAGTGAATACTACCGGCAATAACGGATACACCGGCGGTAGCTTGAACACAGCAGCCGGTTATTATGATGCATACGCCCGCTACTTTGTAAAATACCTGCAGGCTATGCAGGCACAGGGCATTACTATAGATGCTATAACACCCCAGAATGAGCCGCTTAACCCTTACAATAACCCCAGTATGGTGATGCAGCCCAATGAGCAGGCTAATTTTATCAAAAACAACCTCGGTCCGCAAATCAGGGCAGCCGGTTTCCAGACTAAGATCATTGCCTATGACCATAATACCGACAGGATAGATTATCCCGAAACTGTACTGGCCGATGGTGGTGCTAATCCTTACGTTGACGGCTCGGCATTTCACCTGTACGCAGGCAATATCAGCTCGTTAACCGATGTGCATAATGCCTATCCTAACAAAAACGTTTACTTCACCGAGCAATGGGTTGGTGCGCCAAGCAATTTTGGCGGCGATCTGTCATGGCACGTTAACACGCTGATCATCGGCGCTACCCGCAACTGGAGCCGTAATGTGCTTGAATGGAACCTGGCTGCCGATCCCAACAATAACCCGCATACAGCGGGAGGCTGCAGCACCTGTTTAGGCGGCATCACCGTTAGCGGTACATCTATTACCCGCAACGTTGGTTATTACATTATCGGCCATGCCTCAAAATTTGTACGTCCGGGAGCTGTGCGTATTGCCTCAAACCTATCGGGTAGTATCCAAAACGTGGCTTTCAAAAATTCGGATGGTAGCAAAGTGCTTATTGCCCTTAACAATGGCTCGTCAAGCACCAGCTTTAAAGTAAAATGGGGTGCCGAATCTTTCACTTACACTTTAGCCGCGGGTGCCGTAGTAACCTTTAAATGGACAGGCACACAATCAAGTGGTTCAAGCTCTGGCGCGCCTATTGGCTCAACCATCACCCTAAAAGGCTTTAATAATCAATATGTAAGCAGTGAAAATGGCACTCAGGCCATGAATTGCAACCGCCCTACAGCATCTGCATGGGAGCAATTTCTTGTTGTTGATGCAGGAGCCGGCAAAATAGCGTTGCAGTCGATGGGTAAATATGTATCCTCCGAAAACGGCACCCAAGCTATTACCTGTAACCGCACAACCTATGGCGATTGGGAAAAATTTGACTGGGTACCTACAACAGACGGCAAGGTTACCTTAAGGGGCAATAACGGCAAATTCATCTCCAGCGAGAATGGCACGCAGGCCATGACATGTACCCGTGCTACGGCATCGGGCTGGGAAGCATTTGGTGTAAACCAATAA
- a CDS encoding family 16 glycosylhydrolase, protein MKQLLNFAKSAVTASAFMLLISSCSKDLNRPAPAIKTADETTSGSSTTPRAGTLLWSDEFNGTSVNTANWNIDNGNPGVNNEKEYYQSANATVSGGFLTITARKQTVGGQPYTSAKLTTAGKYQPTSGRIEASIKLPGVQGTWPAFWMLGANIGTVGWPQCGEIDIMEQVNTSNTILGTMHWYNNGGHVQYGGSTTTTPTGFHTYAVEWDANSIRWYVDNTLYVTGNIANNINNTGAFHNPFFIILNLAIGGDLPGNTINDGALPCNMVVDYVRVYDLSGTSTNPPIGQTITLKGFNNQYVSSENGTQAMNCNRPTASAWEQFTVVDAGGGKVALQAMGKYVSSENGTQAITCNRTTVGDWEKFDWVPTADGKVTFRGNNGKFISSENGTQPMTCTRATASGWEAFGVNQ, encoded by the coding sequence ATGAAACAACTTTTAAACTTTGCGAAGAGTGCCGTTACCGCATCGGCGTTCATGCTCTTAATTTCATCCTGCAGCAAGGATTTGAACAGGCCGGCACCTGCCATTAAAACAGCCGATGAAACAACAAGCGGCTCAAGCACCACACCAAGGGCCGGTACGCTGCTCTGGAGCGATGAATTTAACGGAACCAGTGTTAACACAGCTAACTGGAACATTGATAACGGCAACCCCGGGGTTAACAATGAAAAAGAATATTATCAATCAGCAAATGCTACTGTATCAGGAGGGTTCCTCACCATTACAGCACGTAAGCAAACAGTTGGTGGTCAACCGTATACATCGGCCAAACTGACTACTGCCGGTAAATACCAACCAACATCAGGCCGTATTGAGGCAAGCATCAAACTTCCGGGCGTACAGGGCACCTGGCCCGCATTTTGGATGCTGGGTGCAAATATCGGCACCGTAGGCTGGCCACAATGCGGCGAAATAGATATTATGGAGCAGGTAAACACCTCCAATACTATTTTAGGTACCATGCACTGGTATAATAACGGGGGGCACGTACAATATGGAGGCAGCACTACCACAACGCCAACCGGCTTCCATACCTACGCGGTTGAATGGGATGCTAATTCTATCCGCTGGTATGTGGATAATACCTTGTATGTAACCGGTAACATTGCCAATAACATTAACAATACCGGTGCGTTCCATAATCCATTCTTTATCATCCTTAACCTGGCTATTGGTGGCGATTTGCCTGGTAATACCATTAACGATGGCGCGTTACCTTGTAATATGGTGGTTGACTACGTACGGGTTTATGACCTTTCAGGTACCAGTACTAACCCTCCTATTGGTCAAACCATTACCTTAAAAGGATTTAACAACCAATACGTTAGCAGCGAAAACGGCACACAAGCCATGAATTGTAACCGCCCTACTGCGTCGGCCTGGGAACAATTTACTGTAGTTGATGCCGGCGGAGGCAAAGTAGCGCTACAGGCTATGGGTAAATATGTATCAAGTGAAAATGGAACACAAGCCATCACCTGTAACCGCACTACCGTAGGCGACTGGGAAAAATTTGACTGGGTGCCAACTGCCGATGGTAAAGTTACCTTCAGGGGTAATAATGGCAAGTTTATATCAAGCGAAAACGGCACACAACCGATGACCTGTACCCGTGCAACAGCATCGGGCTGGGAAGCTTTTGGTGTAAATCAATAA